The stretch of DNA aaacacacactcacacaatatccacacacacaatatccacacacacacacacacacacacacacacacacacacacacacacacaatatccaaaacacacactcactcaatatccaaagacacactcacacaatatccacacacacactcacacaacatccataacacacactcacatacaaatcCCTGTCAACATGCAGTGCCCTCGTTCATGAGGCATTTAGAGCAAATTAGCATATTGCAAAATAGGTTATCTTTTTTCCCAAAAAACAATATTGAGGATGATTGGAAGTCATAGATCATTCAAATTAAATGAGACCATGCTGGAATGCTAAAATATATACAAGGGTTTTGTAACCTTTGTATTCACCCAATTTGTTCACCAGTGTAAAAATGGAGACAACAtgacaaacacaacacacacacattcagtagAGAATGGTAGGAATATAACCTGAGTATATTCACTTAGAGAATGATAGGAATATAACCTGAGTATATTCACTtagagaatggtactgtaggAATATAATCTGAGTATATTCACTTAGAGAATGGTAGGAATATAACCTGAGTATATTCACTTAGAGAATGGTAGGAATATAACCTGAAGTATATTCACTTAGAGAATGGTAGGAATACAACCTGAAGTATATTCACTTAGAGAATGGTATGAATATAATCTGAAGTATATTCACTTAGAGAATGGTAGGAATACAACCTGAAGTATATTCACTTAGAGAATGGTAGGAATATAACCTGAGTATATTCACTTAGAGAATGGTAGGAATATAATCTGAAGTATATTCACTTAGAGAATGGTAGGAATACAACCTGAAGTATATTCACTTAGAGAATGGTAGGAATATAACCTGAGTATATTCACTtagagaatggtactgtaggAATAAAATATGAGTACATTAATTTAGAGAATGGTAGGAATATAATCTGAGTATATTCATTTAGAGAATGGTAGGAATATAACCTGAGTATATTCACCTAGAGAATGGTAAGAATATAAACTGAGTATATTAACTTAATAATTTTAAATATGTGATGTTAGCCAGGCTAATTTGCAACACTGACATTTCATACAAAAAGACAGCAAAACAAAGGCAGAGTATAGCTGAACAACCGGCAGTGACTATGGCCCCACACTGCAGTACACACCAGGCAACGGAAGCAAAATGATGAGACATCTCCTACAGTACATCCAGCAATACTCTCCGAGTGAATATGACAAATGAAAAACATGAATGTTTACTAGCAAGAAATGTTAACTTCAATCTTAAAAAGACAATTGTTTCCTTCATCAGCAGAAAAAAGTCAACCTAAATGACAAAACCATTTCACTCTGGGAGGAAACCCTTTCACTGCGGAAGGAAACCATTTCATTGTGTGAGGAAACCATTTCACTGTGGGAGAAACCATTTCACTGTGTAAGGAAACCATTTCACTGTGTAAGGAAACCATTTCACTGTGGGAAAAAACCATTTCACTGTGGGAGAAACCATTTCACTGTGGGAGAAACCATTTCACTGTGGGAGGAGAGCGAACATGAAAGGCTAATAGAGTGCATTCAAAAAAgcaaaaacaaagaaacaaatGAAATAAGTATGCACTGCCGGTAATCACTAGATACATATAGCATCAGCTGTGGTGTTGTAGGTCATGCAGTATATTACAGAGGACAAAAGCTTGACCTGTCCATccacaaacatcccaacagtaGTTTAGTTCTCACCCACATCTTAAAAACGGTGCTCCCTGTTTTATCATAGAACATGAGTTATTCATTGGCTGAATCAGACTAGAATGTAAAATCTACTTCTCTTGGGGTGAGGCAGTGTGGGGGTGACAGACGCACTGCAATTGTTGAAGGCATTTTAAATACAGAAGCAGACATGCACCAGAACATCTGCAAAGATTATGACACCACATTATCATTTTACTCACTAACCAATTCATCCCCTGTAACAAAAAAAACTGTCATGTAAAGGAATAGTGTTATTGCCTTTAAAAATTGTGAGAAAGAACAATCCCCTAAACATTGTATGATCAGTGTAATGGGACATGATGAAACAACTCACACACAGCATTGATGATTGGGCTGTATCATATGTATTCATGTTGAATTGAGATTCATGTCAAACATATCTTGTGTTCAAATACTCAACTATTCTCAGGTTTTCTTCTTGAGCATTCAAGGCTTTATTTATAAAGCAACTTAAACGACTGAGGAAACAAGATGACATTTTGTCGAGGAGAAGAAAAACACAGTGCAGATAGGTGCCTTGACTTCAACAGGTTTATACAATAAAAACTAACCAATATACAGTATTCTGCTGACTGATAGAACATTGTATTCATCATATCTTTCAAGGTACATTCTATTCATTTGTATTTCAAACACTCATTAACTTAACAATACTTTAAATAAGGACTTGGTAAAATAAAGTGGATAAAATCATTTGAAATAACAATATAAGCTGTCTCCACAATATAACCTTGAACTAATAAATCAAATAAAGGATTTAAGCTATTATGATTGAGCATATTAATATTGCACATGGTGTTTGATATGAATCTGTCCAGATCAGTAGCTACTGTATATAAAACAAATTCatagccacataattttcttccAAAGATAAATTGAACATATCTCATACACTACCTTTCTAATCCATTACCATGGTACCACAGTCAAACCATCCAGAATTGTATCACTTTAATGCAAATTTATTTTGGTTGCATAATGTTAAAAAGAAACCTTTACAAGAAACCTTTTACAAGAAACCTTTTTTCAAATACTAATCAGGCCTTAGTTTGTGCACCATCATAGTGAAATAACATCCATCTCTAGTCCCCTTTCAAGCCATAGGTAGAGTTCATGAAGACTCCGAAAACAGAAACAGTTACTCTGATAAATCATTTGTGGAGTGAGATCTGGGCCTGCCTtgcttatgcattctaaatatcCATTTAACTTTTAAATAGTACCAATAATCTTTAAATAATCCTgcatagaaaaataaataaattagttaAATGTACTACCAATTGATAGTTGGTCATCAATGATATATATTGACAGGGGTCATCAATCATATAAATTGACAGGGATCATCAATCATATATATTGACAGGGTCATCAATCATATATATTGACAGGGTCATCAATATTCAGTTTGTTTAATGTTGCTTTTTTTCTACATGTTTTGTCTTTTATGGGTATAGTTGTTTTGTCTTCTGTTGTAATTTACAAACTGTCCCACAGATACAAATAATGTAGACTTACAAAATAAATCCAGGTATGCTTACATGGCAAGCAGCTGTTTTTCTTGGGCTTAAAAGAAATGTCCCGACATGTGCCATACCCAAACATATCCAGAGGAACCACATTTAATTCAAACACTATTAACATGGCTCTTTACACAAACAAGTCATGGAATCATTCCAAATCTGCTGTTTGGTTCATAGGTGCCTTTTCTTAGTGAAACCACGGCGCCAGGTTCCCCAGCAGTGACCAGCAGTGACCAGGTATAATCCAGGCAGATGGTAAGAGTCTGCAAGTGGGGGATCCCAACCACGTTATATTCCCAGGAGAACTGTAAAGTCACCATTTGATAGTTCATTCATTGAAAATACTGATCCCATATTGCCACAAAAACACTGCAGAAGGATCACTAGCTATGATGAGGTACAGTCAACATTGTTTTCATGACCCATGATTTGGTTGAAAAAAAAAGTACCAATTTCAGTAGCAGCAAAACACTACAATTGTCTCTTAAGGATGTCTTGTGGTATAATGTGATAATAATACATGTTATAATGGCATCACCACATCAGGAGGAAAGTCTGTATTTGCAACAGAGCCACTGATTCTCGGGAAATCATGTTATCTGACTGGAGCCTCCTGTCCAGTTTATCCATTGGTCATTAAGCTTTTCCAAAAGGCACTTTTGTcattgggggaggggggaggggaggtggaTAGATAGCCTACATTTGACTCATTTGAGTCTGTTCTTCCAGAACCTGAAGGTAGTCAGGTGTACCTTGAAGTTTAGTTTTAAGTTCATAGTACTCACTTTTCCTTTGTTCCACTACTATCTTACTATGGTTTCCCCCTATTAGTGACTTCTTCATCTTTTTGTCCTGTGGTTTCTCAGGGTAACGGATCTGAAACCCACTCCCCCCTATACTGCTGAAATCCCCCCTTTTACTGTCTAAAAAGTTTTGAATAAACATGTTGGATTCTCTTGGCAGGAACTCATCCAGCTCGTCAATGGTGCTCAGTCTCTTATTGCGTGGATCCAGGGAGGACAGTGAGTCCTTGTCTTGGTCAGCGCTGTTGAGCAGGATTATTTTCTGTCTCTGGGAGTCAGCAAACTTAAAGCCTGACTCAGAGTCTCTAATCCCACAGGTGTGACTCTTGTTCATATGCTGGATAGTGTGGGGGATGAACGTCTCGCCTCCCAGATCATCTTTCTTGTTCGATTTGTTGTGTCTCCTGAGCGTGAGTTGCATGGAACCACACTCCTGGTTCCCCATGCCCTCCTGGCGTCCGGCTGGCTTCTTATTGCGCCTCAGCACGAACACCAAGAGGCAGAAAGCAACAAACACTGTGATGATGAGCACCACCAGGACACTGAGGATCATGATGGATAGGGGAACTGGACCACCGGGAGGGGCTTTGCCCACCCCTGCTGGGGACATGGAGGTCACCACCGGAGTAGTACTGGTCAGGATGAAAGGGGGCCTAGCTATAAGTTTGGGGCATAGGATCTCATTTTTCAGCAGCCGTAGCTCTATATTGGAAAACTGAACTGGGGATGCACATTTGACCTCTTTCGCAGCCACTCCGTCATTTAGCTTCTCCAGCCACAGTTTCAGAGCCACTAAATCACAGGAGCATTCCCAGGGATTGCCTTCCAGATCAATTTGCGTGAGAGACCTCAGCTGGTCTAAAACACCACTCACAGGCAGAATCATGAAATGGTTGTTCTTAAGATTTAGCCTAGCCAGGGAAACACCAGAAAAGATATAGGCAGGGAGGCTCCTTAGCACATTATTGTTCAGATACAACAACTGCAGATTTGGCATGGAGTCAAATGTCCCTGCTAACACCTCTTGTATGGCATTGTATTCCAGATACAAGTATTGGAGGTTACTGAGCCCAAGGAACATCTCAGGATGCAGCTGCTCTAGTTGGTTCCCATTGAGATAAAGCCTGCGCAGGTTGGTCAGATTGGCAAAGACCCCTTTTTGAACTGTGACTATTTGATTGCTACCCAAATGTAATAAATCTAAACCCTCAAAGCCTTGGAAATCAACTGGGCTGATATCTCTGATATAATTTCCACTCAGGTGGAGCTTCTTGGCATTTGGTGGCTTGGGAATGATATCTGCTAGATTGTTTATACTTCTCTCTTGGCAACTCACAC from Salvelinus fontinalis isolate EN_2023a chromosome 29, ASM2944872v1, whole genome shotgun sequence encodes:
- the slitrk4 gene encoding SLIT and NTRK-like protein 4, yielding MHCQCPSLKKPHLQTLTVTKWFSGGFIKGKMLLLVLLAFFVSSTFSDLDSDLSAETCSACSCMSIENVLYVNCEKITVYRPTQLLPPVSSLYHLNFQNNLLIVLYPNSFLNFTHAVSLQLGNNKLQNIEGGAFYGLSSLKQLHLNNNELKVLRADTFYGIENLEYLQADYNLIKYIEKGSFNKLHRLKVLILNDNLVQILPDNIFRFASLTHLDIRGNRIQKLPYLGVLEHIGRIVELQLDDNPWNCTCDLLPLKAWLENMPYNIFIGEAICETPSDLYGRLLKETNKQELCPMGTGSDFDVRMPPSQPENGRTTSDKAPTTIPPIATKAPKTTNPSKIYGNGIVGLPGLNKNIPIMSYQTRTPPLSCPQPCTCKAHPSDFGISVSCQERSINNLADIIPKPPNAKKLHLSGNYIRDISPVDFQGFEGLDLLHLGSNQIVTVQKGVFANLTNLRRLYLNGNQLEQLHPEMFLGLSNLQYLYLEYNAIQEVLAGTFDSMPNLQLLYLNNNVLRSLPAYIFSGVSLARLNLKNNHFMILPVSGVLDQLRSLTQIDLEGNPWECSCDLVALKLWLEKLNDGVAAKEVKCASPVQFSNIELRLLKNEILCPKLIARPPFILTSTTPVVTSMSPAGVGKAPPGGPVPLSIMILSVLVVLIITVFVAFCLLVFVLRRNKKPAGRQEGMGNQECGSMQLTLRRHNKSNKKDDLGGETFIPHTIQHMNKSHTCGIRDSESGFKFADSQRQKIILLNSADQDKDSLSSLDPRNKRLSTIDELDEFLPRESNMFIQNFLDSKRGDFSSIGGSGFQIRYPEKPQDKKMKKSLIGGNHSKIVVEQRKSEYYELKTKLQGTPDYLQVLEEQTQMSQM